A genomic stretch from Maniola jurtina chromosome 26, ilManJurt1.1, whole genome shotgun sequence includes:
- the LOC123878314 gene encoding zinc finger protein 554-like isoform X6 codes for MSLDVDTITGLWIKTIVITYSMIKTLELNFENLEMRCCVPFCKTTAEVVSESEISFHEFPSEAQLRAAWLRALGKQDTLLPEPAVVCSQHFLNDDIYETESGSRRIRTGAVPSPVLVCMICLDTRSKLVLMSKYNLEAAYEHLVGHPLCGQGKLRQTLCVQCAQRLVNFSTFRDKSLRARSLMMELLDRHEVITIRHVKLISRVKHQLQSDMVSAVSEPDHCHAHIAHSDADGRTELDATAATDEAVAVKREVEDCGDDEDEPAAAETQAPAAHIIPKLESSGDRHQLLVAPSALATNHGDGEQPTDTDDELDILSFENSTNIYEYSRDSQDSVLKPKESSDDINFRTRQINDLTKNKHNLQDISGTRLGNYTDQAQYICDVCQKICQRKSSLVTHIRAHTYTNTSSFKLRERKFTQNSTSASPRRTHTGEKPFVCKLCDHKCTHNSNLVSHMRTHTGEKPFVCKVCNYKFTQNGHLVRHMRTHTGEKPFACKLCKYKCTTNSDLVSHMRTHTGEKPFACKFCKYKCTTNGNLVRHMRTHTGEKPFACNLCKYKCTTNSSLVSHMRTHTGEKPFACNLCKYKCTTNSSLVRHMRTHTG; via the exons ATGTCTCTTGACGTagacacg ATTACTGGTCTGTGGATTAAAAccatagtgattacatactctatGATTAAAACCTTagaattaaattttgaaaatttagaaATGCGGTGCTGTGTGCCCTTCTGCAAAACCACTGCGGAGGTCGTCTCTGAATCTGAGATTTCATTTCACGA GTTCCCCAGTGAAGCGCAGCTCCGTgctgcttggctcagagccctcggcaaacaagacactctcctgccagagcctgctgtggtctgctcgcagcattttctaaacgatgacatttatgaaacagaaagtggctcaAGGCGGATTCGTACTGGTGCTGTTCCTTCACCAGTGCTG gtctgcatgatatgcctggaCACTCGCAGCAAGCTGGTTCTGATGAGTAAATACAATTTGGAAGCagcatatgaacatttagtgggACATCCT TTGTGTGGTCAAGGAAAGCTCAGACAAACGCTTTGTGTGCAATGTGCCCAGAGACTGGTGAACTTTAGCacattcagagacaagagcttgagagcgcgctccctgatgatggagctacttgacagacatgaagtg ATAACAATACGACATGTCAAACTGATAAGCCGCGTAAAACATCAACTACAGTCTGACATGGTCTCGGCAGTGTCGGAGCCCGACCACTGCCACGCGCACATAGCACACtccgacgcggacggacggacagaactaGACGCGACTGCCGCAACTGATGAAGCAGTTGCAGTGAAACGGGAAGTTGAAGACTGTGGAGATGATGAAGACGAGCCAGCCGCGGCCGAAACACAGGCTCCCGCCGC GCACATTATTCCCAAGCTGGAGTCATCAGGAGACCGTCATCAGCTTTTGG tcgctccttcGGCACTCGCGACCAATCACGGAGACGGAGAACAACCAACTGATACAGACGACGAGTTGGATATATTGTCTTTCGAAAATAGTACAAACATTTATGAATATTCAAGGGATTCCCAGGACTCTGTACTAAAACCAAAGGAATCAAGTGATGATATCAATTTTCGAACGAGACAAATTAATGATCtcacaaaaaacaaacacaatttacAGGATATATCCGGTACACGGTTAGGAAACTATACTGACCAGGCACAGTATATCTGTGACGTTTGCCAAAAGATATGTCAACGGAAAAGTTCCTTAGTTACCCACATTAGGGCGCACACCTACACAAACACTTCCTCATTTAAGTTAAGAGAGCGCAAATTCACTCAAAACAGCACGTCAGCGAGCCCcaggaggactcacactggcgaaaagccttttgtgtgtaagttgtgcgatCATAAATGTACACACAATAGtaatttagtgagtcacatgaggactcacactggcgaaaagccttttgtgtgTAAGGTGTGCAATTATAAATTTACTCAAAATGGtcatttagtgaggcacatgaggactcacactggcgaaaaaccttttgcttgtaagttatgtaagtACAAATGTACAACAAACAGTGATTTAGTGAgccacatgaggactcacactggcgaaaagcctttcgcttgtaagttctgtaagtACAAATGTACAACAAACGGTAATTTAGTGagacacatgaggactcacactggcgaaaagcctttcgcttgtaactTATGTAAGTACAAATGTACAacaaacagtagtttagtgagtcacatgaggactcacactggcgaaaagcctttcgcttgtaactTATGTAAGTACAAATGTACAacaaacagtagtttagtgaggcacatgaggactcacactggctaA